A window from Leptospira meyeri encodes these proteins:
- a CDS encoding bactofilin family protein, whose amino-acid sequence MSNPSIEEEFLVNSIIGEGAEFVGEFKFPGLIRIDGKFRGVLETTGKVLIGKSGIVDTDIKARVVVAGGEIRGNIYATERVTLLSSCRLEGDIVTPRLIVEEGVVFHGKCTINPTRH is encoded by the coding sequence ATGTCCAATCCATCTATAGAAGAAGAATTTTTAGTTAATAGCATCATTGGGGAAGGAGCCGAGTTCGTCGGTGAATTTAAGTTCCCTGGCCTCATTCGTATCGATGGAAAATTTCGAGGAGTTCTCGAAACTACCGGAAAGGTACTTATAGGAAAATCTGGAATCGTCGATACAGATATCAAAGCACGAGTGGTTGTTGCCGGTGGAGAAATTCGCGGTAATATCTATGCAACAGAACGAGTTACATTACTTTCTAGCTGTCGATTGGAAGGAGACATTGTCACTCCTCGCCTCATCGTAGAAGAAGGTGTAGTGTTTCACGGAAAATGCACAATTAATCCCACTCGTCACTAG
- a CDS encoding M23 family metallopeptidase, with protein MEAKQRLHLIFYRLRYKVQEWKLKLSQRYEDLDKKGRERLTIMVIPHTDRKTINFVISYKAISIFIGIMVVLLVISAVNVLSHSGSIHQLTELNLTNKDFIRQSSKMKEEVNSLHETIQYYYERISNLYIKLGGDPSRVSKGMGGQAGQFLALQGTPQSDITDESFRIKEDIHNLKLSSELSEEIIKLIKKRKSIIRNTPSIWPTKGYVLFPFGKYISPVTGKEEFNRGLDIGSFPGAEVIATAPGIVFDTGYSPATGYYVKLSHRFGWKTIYSNLDRIRVKKNEKLSKGDILGYVGKSPENPIYHLHYEVHVGTQALNPFSFLNQIQE; from the coding sequence GTGGAAGCAAAACAAAGACTACATCTAATTTTTTACCGGTTAAGGTATAAAGTCCAGGAATGGAAGCTTAAGTTATCCCAACGTTACGAGGATCTTGACAAAAAAGGTCGTGAACGTCTGACAATTATGGTCATTCCTCACACCGATCGAAAAACGATTAACTTTGTCATCTCCTACAAAGCCATTTCCATCTTTATTGGAATTATGGTGGTACTTCTTGTGATCAGTGCTGTGAACGTTCTTTCTCATAGCGGATCCATTCACCAACTCACAGAACTCAATTTAACAAACAAAGACTTTATCAGACAATCTTCAAAGATGAAAGAAGAGGTTAACTCTCTTCACGAAACCATCCAATACTATTACGAAAGAATTTCTAACCTCTATATCAAACTCGGTGGGGATCCTTCTCGCGTTTCCAAAGGGATGGGTGGACAAGCGGGACAATTCCTCGCATTACAAGGAACACCTCAGTCTGACATCACGGATGAATCTTTCCGAATCAAAGAAGACATTCACAATTTAAAATTATCCTCAGAACTTTCTGAAGAAATCATCAAACTCATCAAAAAAAGAAAGAGTATCATTCGAAATACTCCATCCATTTGGCCAACAAAAGGTTATGTATTATTTCCTTTTGGAAAATACATTTCTCCAGTCACTGGAAAAGAAGAATTCAATAGAGGACTCGACATCGGATCTTTTCCTGGTGCTGAAGTCATCGCAACTGCTCCTGGAATTGTTTTTGATACTGGATATTCACCAGCCACTGGTTACTACGTAAAATTATCACACAGGTTCGGATGGAAAACAATCTACTCCAACCTCGATAGAATTCGTGTTAAGAAAAATGAAAAACTCTCCAAGGGTGACATCTTAGGTTATGTTGGAAAATCACCAGAAAATCCGATTTACCATCTTCATTATGAAGTACATGTTGGTACCCAAGCGTTGAATCCGTTTTCGTTTCTCAACCAAATTCAAGAATAA
- a CDS encoding ABC transporter transmembrane domain-containing protein, whose amino-acid sequence MQTPDRPKSKNLRVLSKTFSYLKPYRLQMALSSFALLFTAGVTLGLGQGLRHLIDAGFTARSKQELGYSLAFIILVGIFLAIGTYIRHYAVSWIGERVASDIRKDVFKHIIFIHPSFFETNSPGEIQSRITTDTTLIQTVIGSSASIALRNILMFVGGIIFLFITNAKLTMIVLLSVPFIVFPILFYGKKVRNLSRTTQDKIAGIGTYVSESLLNIKILQSFHHQEEDIEKFSHTVEAAFDVAVARIKQRSLLIGAVILFILTGISVMLWIGGTDVLEGKITGGELIAFSFYAIMVANSVGAVSEVLGDLQRAAGATERLMELLLSESEIKDSQFPKSIFEVLHPNEGNGNLNVATSQQKGLKINLEDLEFSYPSRPEQKAIRGIHLEIPANKTTALVGPSGGGKSTLFELILRFYDPTAGRILIEGVDLKDLTLKDLRSLIGFVPQQPILFSGTLRENIAYGKPNASFEEIENAATSAYVTEFLSQLPDGYETNLGYLGTRLSGGQKQRIAIARAILRNPRILLLDEATSALDSESEQMIKQALDFLVKERTTIMIAHRLSTVVKSDQIVVIKEGEIESVGTHDELIRKSELYERLAKLQFHTELL is encoded by the coding sequence TTGCAAACTCCCGACCGACCTAAGTCAAAAAATCTTCGTGTCCTCTCTAAAACATTTTCATATTTAAAACCATACAGACTCCAAATGGCTCTTTCCTCCTTTGCCTTACTTTTTACGGCAGGGGTGACTCTAGGCCTCGGCCAGGGTTTACGTCATTTGATCGATGCTGGATTTACTGCTAGATCCAAACAAGAATTAGGTTACTCACTTGCCTTTATTATTTTAGTGGGAATCTTTCTTGCGATCGGAACATACATTCGTCATTATGCAGTGTCTTGGATTGGAGAAAGGGTTGCCTCTGATATCCGAAAGGACGTGTTCAAACATATCATCTTTATCCATCCAAGTTTTTTTGAAACCAATTCACCTGGTGAAATCCAATCACGAATCACAACCGATACTACACTCATCCAAACGGTAATTGGATCATCCGCATCCATTGCCCTTCGGAATATTTTGATGTTTGTAGGGGGAATTATTTTTCTTTTTATTACAAATGCAAAACTCACAATGATTGTTCTCCTAAGTGTTCCCTTCATTGTGTTTCCCATTTTGTTCTATGGAAAAAAAGTTAGAAATTTATCTCGCACCACTCAGGACAAAATTGCAGGAATTGGAACTTATGTCAGTGAATCCCTTCTCAATATAAAAATCCTCCAGTCTTTCCACCACCAAGAGGAAGACATTGAAAAATTTTCACACACAGTAGAAGCGGCATTTGATGTAGCAGTGGCTCGTATCAAACAAAGATCGCTCCTTATCGGTGCTGTCATTTTATTCATCCTAACAGGAATCAGTGTGATGCTTTGGATCGGTGGAACAGATGTACTGGAAGGAAAAATTACTGGCGGGGAACTCATAGCATTTTCCTTTTATGCGATCATGGTTGCCAATAGTGTCGGTGCAGTTTCCGAAGTTCTCGGAGATTTGCAAAGAGCCGCTGGTGCCACAGAACGGTTGATGGAACTTCTTTTATCGGAATCAGAAATTAAAGATTCACAATTTCCAAAATCAATCTTCGAGGTTTTACATCCAAACGAAGGAAATGGAAACTTGAATGTAGCTACTTCTCAACAAAAAGGATTAAAAATCAATTTAGAAGATTTAGAGTTTTCTTATCCATCAAGACCAGAACAGAAAGCCATCAGAGGGATTCACTTAGAAATTCCTGCAAACAAAACCACAGCTCTTGTTGGTCCATCCGGTGGTGGAAAAAGTACACTCTTTGAACTCATCCTCAGGTTCTATGATCCCACTGCAGGCAGGATTCTCATCGAAGGTGTAGACCTGAAAGATTTAACATTAAAAGATTTACGTTCCCTCATCGGATTTGTTCCGCAACAGCCCATTCTCTTTAGTGGAACATTACGAGAGAACATTGCCTATGGAAAACCGAACGCAAGTTTTGAAGAAATAGAGAATGCCGCAACCAGTGCCTATGTCACAGAATTTTTGAGCCAACTTCCTGATGGATACGAAACCAATTTAGGATATTTAGGAACAAGACTCTCCGGGGGACAAAAACAAAGGATTGCCATAGCAAGGGCCATACTTCGTAACCCAAGAATTCTTTTGTTGGACGAAGCAACATCCGCTCTTGATTCCGAATCGGAACAAATGATCAAACAAGCTTTAGATTTTTTAGTGAAAGAAAGAACGACCATTATGATTGCTCATCGACTTTCTACAGTTGTGAAATCAGATCAGATTGTTGTGATTAAGGAAGGGGAGATTGAGTCCGTCGGAACCCATGACGAACTCATTCGAAAAAGTGAATTGTATGAACGATTGGCGAAATTACAATTTCACACCGAGTTGCTCTAA
- a CDS encoding YaaR family protein, protein MIIQNNNPKSVSTQTKKGSKEKLNGSLGSVDESKQSFLEILESIVPAGKEETRELNELWKDLPDLEKDLIKDPNHKNLESYKKHIKQIAELILKKNYKVMQAPQRGRNDQKDVRYVKVMDEKLDLLAKTMFSPNNSAFVILKQLDEIRGLLIDLKG, encoded by the coding sequence ATGATCATCCAAAACAACAACCCTAAGTCGGTATCCACTCAAACGAAAAAAGGATCCAAAGAAAAACTAAACGGTTCTCTTGGGTCAGTTGATGAATCCAAACAAAGTTTTTTAGAAATTTTAGAATCCATTGTTCCCGCAGGAAAAGAAGAAACCAGGGAACTAAACGAACTTTGGAAAGATTTACCCGATTTGGAAAAAGATCTTATCAAAGATCCAAATCACAAAAATCTCGAATCTTACAAAAAACATATAAAACAAATCGCAGAACTAATTTTGAAAAAAAACTACAAGGTCATGCAAGCTCCGCAACGGGGACGAAATGACCAAAAAGACGTACGTTATGTAAAGGTCATGGATGAAAAATTGGATTTACTCGCCAAAACAATGTTTTCTCCCAACAACAGCGCGTTTGTGATTTTGAAACAATTAGATGAAATCAGAGGTCTACTTATTGATCTAAAAGGATAA
- a CDS encoding TatD family hydrolase translates to MGYSTIDTHCHLDIIREQGQEIEETLAKSRIAGVDRMVQIGIDLPSSIEAVRISETHSKDDLEIFYSIGCHPTETHEFPNADQILDLAKSRMDDSKFSAIGEIGVDLYHDASTRLAQNEVLRKFLEFSSENKLPVVIHSRDAFEDTYVALKEYKSKAFGVIHCFTYDYEAAKQFVDLGYYVSFSGIVTFKSATDIQEAARKIPLETILIETDAPFLSPMPHRGKRNDSSHLPFVLEKMFSLRTETNAEVADRIYQNSLKFTQRKAYHHA, encoded by the coding sequence ATGGGATATTCAACCATTGACACTCATTGCCACTTAGACATAATTCGGGAACAAGGCCAGGAGATTGAAGAAACTCTGGCGAAATCCCGAATTGCTGGTGTAGACCGCATGGTTCAAATCGGGATCGATTTACCCAGTTCGATAGAAGCCGTTCGTATTTCAGAAACACATTCGAAAGATGATTTAGAAATTTTCTATTCGATAGGTTGTCATCCTACTGAAACTCATGAATTTCCTAATGCGGATCAAATTTTAGATTTAGCAAAATCCCGAATGGATGATTCAAAATTTTCTGCGATTGGTGAGATTGGTGTCGATCTCTATCATGATGCGAGCACACGTTTGGCGCAGAATGAAGTGTTACGTAAATTTCTAGAATTTTCTTCTGAAAATAAATTACCTGTAGTGATCCATTCTCGTGACGCTTTCGAAGATACATATGTAGCATTAAAGGAATATAAATCAAAAGCCTTTGGTGTGATTCATTGTTTTACTTATGATTATGAAGCAGCCAAACAGTTTGTGGATTTAGGGTATTATGTTTCTTTTTCAGGGATTGTAACTTTTAAGTCAGCAACAGATATCCAAGAAGCAGCACGAAAGATTCCACTGGAAACGATTCTAATTGAAACAGATGCTCCCTTTCTATCACCAATGCCTCATAGAGGAAAACGAAATGATTCTTCACATTTACCTTTTGTCCTCGAAAAAATGTTTTCTTTACGAACAGAAACCAATGCAGAAGTCGCAGATCGCATTTATCAAAATTCATTAAAATTCACACAAAGAAAGGCTTATCACCATGCTTGA